The following proteins come from a genomic window of Flavobacterium crocinum:
- a CDS encoding DUF4957 domain-containing protein — protein MKAKYIYKGLIAVLFLAIGISSCDSYNEGLLDGVGNSREFSPIGLTARVRNSTTVELNWTVKADENADHYVVEFSPDDPEFKTIFKTINVTTNQLPIQVPLEGETTYYIRVKAVSGAGLEDSKWSITSAATASEQIFVPIKPEEIQANSVILRWAPNSNVTQIISQPGDVIHTITAEEKTKGEATVTGLTPETNYTATLKNGTKTRGILTFTSGVDLTKGIIVNPGDDLNAKVAQVTGDSRLLLMPGNYVTTGEIIVNKKLIIRGVRPENKPKLNVKFTLTNNPANPSEAVNLSLVDLDLNGAGLTGGAIGIAATQAQPLGDILISNSYVHDYPSQLMYGNGAARLKSFTVDNSIIKNVNTAGGADFIDFRTTYVANVTLTKSTFDKCSSRDFIRLDAAGGFTGTGLTSNVVIDACTIYAPTLPLASRILYVRFASNVLAVRNTLLAVGAAVYTNQPTTSVPGFGNNNNFNSPNLKLSGSNNTPDAAATTLDPQFTNATAGDFTLGNQTLMDNKIGDPRWIKQQ, from the coding sequence ATGAAAGCAAAATATATATATAAAGGATTAATAGCCGTATTATTTCTAGCAATTGGAATTTCAAGCTGCGACAGTTATAATGAAGGTTTATTAGATGGAGTTGGAAACTCAAGAGAGTTTTCTCCAATTGGACTTACAGCCAGAGTTAGGAATTCAACTACAGTTGAATTAAACTGGACCGTTAAGGCAGATGAAAATGCAGATCATTATGTAGTAGAATTTAGCCCGGATGATCCTGAATTTAAAACTATTTTCAAAACCATTAATGTTACTACAAACCAATTGCCAATACAAGTACCTTTAGAAGGAGAGACTACTTATTATATTAGAGTAAAAGCTGTAAGTGGTGCTGGTTTGGAAGACTCTAAATGGTCGATTACTTCTGCTGCTACAGCATCTGAACAGATTTTCGTTCCAATTAAACCGGAAGAAATCCAAGCAAATTCTGTTATTTTGAGATGGGCACCTAACAGTAATGTAACTCAAATTATATCTCAGCCAGGGGATGTAATTCACACTATAACAGCGGAAGAAAAAACAAAAGGAGAGGCAACTGTTACTGGTTTAACTCCAGAGACTAATTATACTGCTACTTTAAAGAATGGAACTAAAACTAGAGGAATACTAACATTTACTAGTGGTGTTGATCTTACAAAAGGTATAATAGTAAATCCAGGTGATGATTTAAATGCTAAAGTAGCTCAGGTAACTGGAGATTCAAGATTATTGCTTATGCCAGGTAATTATGTGACAACCGGAGAGATTATTGTAAATAAAAAACTGATCATTAGAGGAGTAAGACCAGAGAATAAACCTAAACTTAATGTCAAATTCACTCTTACTAATAATCCTGCTAATCCTAGCGAAGCAGTGAATTTGTCTCTTGTAGATCTAGATTTAAATGGAGCAGGTTTAACTGGAGGAGCTATTGGAATTGCAGCGACACAAGCGCAACCTTTAGGAGATATTTTAATAAGCAATTCTTATGTTCATGATTATCCTTCTCAACTTATGTACGGAAATGGTGCTGCTAGATTAAAATCATTTACAGTAGACAATAGTATCATTAAAAATGTAAATACTGCTGGAGGAGCTGACTTTATCGATTTTAGAACTACGTATGTTGCAAATGTAACTTTAACAAAAAGTACATTTGATAAATGTTCATCTCGTGATTTTATACGCTTGGATGCAGCAGGTGGTTTTACAGGAACAGGCTTAACAAGTAATGTGGTAATTGATGCATGTACTATATATGCTCCTACCTTACCTCTTGCGAGTAGAATTTTGTATGTACGTTTTGCATCAAATGTTTTAGCGGTACGTAATACGTTGCTTGCAGTTGGGGCGGCAGTTTATACAAACCAACCTACAACAAGTGTTCCTGGATTTGGGAATAATAATAATTTTAATTCACCAAATTTAAAGTTATCAGGAAGTAATAATACACCTGATGCAGCAGCAACGACGCTGGATCCGCAATTTACAAATGCGACTGCAGGAGATTTTACATTAGGGAACCAAACCTTAATGGATAATAAAATTGGAGATCCTCGTTGGATAAAACAACAATAA
- a CDS encoding hybrid sensor histidine kinase/response regulator transcription factor, which translates to MKSIKNYILSFILFFATTVSSFAQSSDLYFDHINYDTSFSQSMISSIHQTKKGFIWIGTANGLISYDGYDFLRYVYNKDILNSISNNHVNVILEDNQKELWIGTNNGLNLFNKNERSFVRIDVQKIKGGRNYISSIIQDDENRIWVGTFGGIKRLNRQQYLLEEISNDHNSPFRKSRVLSLFYDRNYGVLVGTSKGLECFDPKNGSKKTLPKALAENEALLKSKIWKVIKEKNGDLWFATEANGVFHFDVDKSVIKNYLLNTSNKNSLSSNWVNDIVAVDNNTIWFATKNGLCVYKKDRNQFTKYGHNPLESYSLSDDDVKCFLKDRHNDIWIGTNGGGVNLFQKTNANFTNIREVVKPNFGLNTAFVNAVARENDGTLWVGTNGGGLNYFDFRNNRNATYQIEGYDFDKSVNMITALVNQNEQNLFCGTFNGLFKFNKGSKTFQFISLSRKDSKERERPITSLLMDDGDLWVGTNGNGLKKVMPDGTVEIYMADGSSNSLSDNFITDLVNRKDGLWIATQYGLNYFDKKLKHITRVFKAGSKSGLSNNSLTVMFTDSKNRFWIGAESGGVNLFDEKKGRFYEINRSMGFTDETIKSISEDSEGNIWISDNNLLYKLKTKKLSPTFRISDFEITSFSSKDGLKVKQFSNNCSLQLNSKELVFGCSNGLVLFNPSKLIKTEDKAPIVLTKLIVNNEEIRPGNKGVSLEKRISETSEITLKHDQGYIGIEFSAMNFISPEKSEYAYKLESSFNKDEWHVIGSQHYINLTNLNSGTYTLKIKTSSGGGEWNPSVKTLKIIMLPPWWRTWWAYIVYLGLLAGAGVLLFRFLRNRELLKQAYYLEQVEKERQEELYKMKLDFFTNVSHEIRTPLTLISGPVEELLNGAEKNSNLEHKLKVIKNNSDRLLKLVNELMDFRKAEKGSMKIYCEQQDIVSFCFDIYESFRGFAVEKKIDYKFVLNINTALIYFDKNQMEKVIYNLLSNAFKFTSKNGRITLAVEQKEDSDAIEIKVKDNGIGIPENRKKKIFKNFFQLDERGSANLGSGIGLALSKSIVELHHGEIKVQTEADANFNTIFTITLKKGKDHFKKSQIVESSVKIEENANPISDVKTEIHLYEPEYPDDAENTSKKTVLVIEDNEEVLSFVYDILYVDYKVLKFTDGIQALEYMEKEIPDLIVTDVMMPEMDGFELCRILKTSQNTNHIPVILLTAKSSTLNRIEGLSTGADAYISKPFSIEELKLTITNLLSAKEIMRQKYGEGFIADAEEENINTPEGQFVKKLIQIIEANLDNADFDVNDLVNEIGMSRTVLYKKVQTLTNQSVAGLIKNMRLKKAASLLANTSYSVSEVTYMVGFNDRKHFSKEFKKFYNLSPSEYKGTQSKV; encoded by the coding sequence ATGAAAAGCATCAAAAACTACATTTTAAGTTTTATTCTATTTTTTGCAACGACTGTCAGTTCATTTGCTCAAAGTTCCGATTTGTACTTTGATCATATTAACTATGATACCAGTTTTTCGCAGAGTATGATTTCGAGTATTCATCAGACCAAAAAAGGGTTTATCTGGATTGGAACGGCGAATGGTTTAATTAGTTATGACGGATATGATTTCCTGCGATATGTTTACAATAAAGACATACTAAACAGCATCAGTAATAATCATGTCAATGTAATTCTGGAAGACAATCAGAAAGAACTTTGGATTGGAACGAATAACGGACTGAATCTTTTTAATAAAAACGAAAGAAGTTTTGTACGTATTGATGTTCAGAAAATAAAGGGCGGACGAAATTATATTTCTTCTATAATTCAGGATGACGAAAACCGAATTTGGGTTGGAACTTTTGGCGGAATCAAACGCCTTAACAGACAGCAATATTTGCTGGAAGAAATTTCAAACGATCATAATTCGCCATTCAGAAAAAGCAGGGTTTTGTCTTTGTTTTATGATCGTAATTATGGCGTTTTGGTAGGAACTTCTAAAGGATTAGAATGTTTTGATCCAAAAAACGGTTCGAAAAAAACACTTCCAAAAGCTTTGGCAGAAAATGAAGCTTTGCTTAAATCTAAAATCTGGAAAGTCATCAAAGAAAAAAATGGCGATTTATGGTTTGCAACCGAAGCCAATGGCGTTTTTCATTTTGATGTCGATAAAAGTGTTATCAAAAATTATCTGCTCAATACAAGTAACAAAAATAGTTTATCCTCAAACTGGGTAAATGATATTGTCGCTGTGGACAATAATACGATTTGGTTTGCTACAAAAAACGGTTTGTGTGTTTACAAAAAAGACAGAAATCAGTTTACCAAATACGGACACAATCCTCTGGAAAGTTACAGCCTTTCTGACGATGATGTAAAATGCTTTTTGAAAGACCGTCATAATGATATTTGGATTGGGACGAATGGAGGAGGAGTCAATCTTTTTCAGAAAACCAATGCCAATTTCACCAACATCAGAGAAGTGGTTAAACCAAATTTCGGATTAAATACCGCTTTTGTGAATGCTGTTGCACGCGAGAATGACGGAACGCTTTGGGTTGGGACAAATGGCGGAGGTCTAAATTATTTTGATTTTAGAAATAACAGAAATGCCACTTATCAGATTGAAGGATATGATTTTGATAAAAGCGTGAATATGATTACGGCTTTGGTGAATCAGAACGAGCAAAATCTGTTTTGTGGGACTTTCAACGGATTATTTAAGTTTAATAAAGGCAGTAAAACATTTCAGTTTATCTCGCTTTCGCGAAAGGATTCCAAAGAAAGAGAACGTCCGATTACGTCTTTATTAATGGATGACGGAGATCTTTGGGTGGGAACCAACGGAAACGGATTGAAAAAAGTAATGCCAGACGGAACGGTCGAAATTTATATGGCAGACGGCAGTTCGAATTCGCTCAGCGATAATTTTATTACCGATTTGGTAAACCGAAAAGACGGACTTTGGATTGCCACACAATATGGTTTGAATTATTTTGATAAAAAGCTAAAACACATTACAAGAGTTTTTAAAGCTGGTTCAAAAAGTGGTTTATCCAACAATAGTCTTACCGTCATGTTTACCGATTCTAAAAACAGATTCTGGATTGGTGCAGAAAGCGGAGGCGTAAATTTATTTGACGAAAAGAAGGGCCGTTTCTACGAAATCAATCGCTCAATGGGTTTTACAGATGAAACCATCAAAAGCATTTCAGAAGATTCAGAAGGAAATATCTGGATTAGCGATAATAATTTGCTTTATAAGTTAAAAACCAAAAAGTTAAGTCCGACTTTTAGGATTTCGGATTTTGAAATTACTTCTTTTTCGTCTAAAGACGGATTGAAAGTAAAGCAGTTTTCTAATAATTGCAGTTTACAACTCAATTCCAAAGAATTGGTTTTTGGATGTTCAAATGGTTTGGTACTCTTTAATCCTTCAAAATTGATTAAAACCGAAGATAAAGCGCCGATTGTCCTGACGAAACTAATAGTGAATAACGAAGAAATCAGACCTGGAAATAAAGGGGTTTCATTGGAAAAACGCATCAGTGAAACTTCTGAAATTACTTTAAAACACGATCAGGGTTATATCGGAATTGAATTCAGCGCCATGAATTTTATTTCGCCTGAGAAAAGTGAATATGCTTATAAACTGGAAAGTTCGTTTAATAAAGACGAATGGCATGTGATAGGTTCACAACATTATATCAATTTAACGAATCTCAATTCAGGAACTTATACTTTAAAAATCAAAACGTCAAGCGGAGGCGGAGAGTGGAATCCGTCTGTTAAAACTTTAAAAATTATTATGCTTCCGCCATGGTGGAGAACCTGGTGGGCATATATCGTTTATCTTGGTTTATTAGCCGGAGCCGGAGTTTTATTGTTCCGTTTTTTAAGAAACCGAGAATTATTAAAACAAGCTTATTATCTGGAACAGGTTGAGAAAGAAAGACAGGAAGAATTGTATAAAATGAAACTGGATTTTTTTACCAATGTTTCGCATGAAATTAGAACGCCGTTGACCTTGATAAGCGGACCGGTTGAAGAATTATTAAACGGAGCCGAAAAGAATTCGAATCTGGAACATAAACTGAAAGTCATCAAAAACAATTCGGATCGATTACTAAAATTGGTAAATGAATTAATGGATTTTAGAAAAGCCGAGAAAGGAAGCATGAAAATCTATTGCGAACAGCAGGATATTGTTTCGTTTTGTTTTGATATTTATGAGTCGTTCCGTGGTTTTGCTGTCGAGAAAAAGATCGATTACAAGTTTGTTTTGAATATCAATACGGCTTTAATTTATTTCGATAAAAACCAAATGGAAAAAGTGATTTACAATCTGCTTTCGAATGCTTTTAAGTTTACGAGTAAAAATGGCCGAATTACTTTGGCTGTCGAGCAAAAAGAAGATTCTGATGCTATCGAAATTAAAGTTAAAGACAACGGTATTGGGATTCCCGAAAACAGGAAAAAGAAAATTTTTAAGAACTTTTTTCAGCTGGACGAGCGTGGAAGCGCCAATTTAGGAAGCGGAATTGGTCTGGCGTTAAGTAAAAGCATTGTAGAACTGCATCACGGAGAAATAAAAGTACAGACAGAAGCCGATGCTAATTTCAATACCATTTTTACGATTACTTTAAAGAAAGGAAAAGATCATTTTAAAAAATCGCAGATTGTAGAAAGTTCCGTTAAGATTGAAGAAAATGCGAATCCTATTTCGGATGTTAAAACCGAAATTCATCTTTACGAACCGGAATATCCGGATGATGCCGAAAATACTTCTAAAAAGACTGTTTTAGTGATTGAAGACAACGAAGAAGTGCTCTCTTTTGTCTACGATATTTTATACGTTGATTATAAGGTTTTGAAATTTACTGATGGAATACAAGCTTTGGAATACATGGAAAAAGAAATTCCGGATTTAATCGTAACCGATGTTATGATGCCGGAAATGGATGGTTTTGAGTTGTGCCGAATCTTAAAAACAAGTCAAAATACAAATCATATTCCGGTTATTTTACTGACGGCAAAATCTTCGACTTTAAATAGAATCGAAGGACTTTCGACCGGTGCCGATGCTTATATTTCGAAACCTTTCAGTATTGAAGAATTAAAACTGACGATTACCAATTTATTATCGGCCAAAGAAATCATGCGTCAGAAATACGGCGAAGGTTTTATTGCAGATGCTGAAGAAGAAAATATAAATACGCCGGAAGGACAATTCGTAAAAAAATTAATTCAGATCATCGAAGCCAATCTGGACAATGCCGATTTTGATGTAAATGATTTAGTGAATGAAATAGGTATGAGCCGAACTGTTTTGTATAAAAAAGTGCAAACGCTGACCAATCAGTCTGTGGCTGGCCTTATTAAAAATATGCGTTTAAAGAAAGCGGCGAGTCTTTTAGCTAATACGAGTTATTCGGTTTCAGAAGTTACCTATATGGTTGGTTTTAATGATCGAAAACATTTTAGCAAAGAGTTTAAGAAGTTTTATAATTTGTCTCCGAGTGAGTATAAAGGAACTCAGAGTAAAGTTTAA
- a CDS encoding DUF6642 family protein codes for MDNEKFIFCLEGVKDIEDHTPTHVVKCLEELAIDQGISSIHKTCDTIEGLEESLNILLYEDHNFKDYEIIYLAMPGQENNICLHDYYYSIEEIAELFEGKMKGKIIHFANLKVLDLNEEESQYFLDITGARAISGYGSTYNKIASCSTIDKAFFSLYQENDNLIEVVEDLYAKHYNLCKLLDFRLYY; via the coding sequence ATGGATAATGAAAAATTTATTTTCTGCCTTGAAGGCGTTAAAGATATAGAAGATCATACCCCAACACATGTGGTTAAATGTCTTGAGGAATTGGCAATTGACCAGGGCATTTCGAGCATTCATAAAACTTGTGATACTATTGAAGGCCTTGAAGAAAGTCTTAATATTTTACTTTATGAAGATCATAATTTTAAAGATTATGAAATCATCTATCTTGCCATGCCGGGTCAGGAAAATAATATCTGTCTTCACGATTATTATTATAGTATAGAAGAAATCGCCGAACTTTTTGAAGGAAAAATGAAAGGAAAAATTATTCATTTTGCCAATCTTAAAGTTTTGGATTTAAATGAAGAAGAATCACAATATTTTCTGGATATAACCGGAGCAAGAGCCATTTCGGGCTATGGATCTACTTATAACAAAATTGCAAGTTGCAGTACGATTGATAAAGCTTTTTTTAGTTTGTATCAGGAAAACGATAACTTGATTGAAGTGGTCGAAGACCTTTATGCCAAACATTATAATCTATGCAAACTGCTTGATTTTAGATTATACTATTAA
- a CDS encoding helix-turn-helix domain-containing protein, with product MKKKHAEKIKTYSPSGFREKFLGEDNPIHLLFKSNSDHFFCLEIEEIMQMQHPVPPSKHSCHTLIFISSGQHVMKLGHQEYITTDNEMIMVPAGQIFSLENVNNIHKGFICQFHPDILIRKYGSRELLNEFDFLKISGNPKVSLPQEDIGSIVNILERLKKEYSETAFTDLNIVQSYLITLFYEMNKYAVKTAKGISAAEVITAKFKELIHDHVKSQHQVNYYSSLLSVTPNHLNKCVKTVTGKSAVKWIDENILLEAKYLLFQTTLSVGEIATRVGFEDQSYFSRFFKKAEGISPIRYRKMIDKS from the coding sequence ATGAAAAAGAAGCACGCTGAGAAAATAAAGACATACAGTCCATCAGGATTTCGGGAGAAGTTTCTGGGAGAAGATAATCCCATACATTTACTTTTCAAATCCAATTCGGATCATTTTTTCTGTTTAGAAATTGAGGAAATCATGCAAATGCAGCATCCTGTTCCGCCTTCTAAACATTCTTGTCACACTTTAATCTTTATTTCTTCGGGACAACATGTAATGAAATTAGGGCATCAGGAATACATCACAACCGATAATGAAATGATTATGGTTCCTGCCGGGCAGATTTTTTCTCTTGAAAATGTCAACAACATACACAAAGGCTTTATCTGTCAGTTTCATCCCGATATTTTAATAAGAAAATATGGGAGCCGTGAACTGCTGAATGAATTTGATTTCTTAAAAATTTCAGGAAATCCGAAAGTTAGTCTTCCTCAGGAAGATATTGGTTCGATTGTCAATATTTTAGAAAGATTGAAAAAAGAATATTCTGAAACTGCATTTACAGATCTTAATATTGTGCAATCCTATTTAATTACTCTTTTTTATGAAATGAATAAATATGCAGTGAAAACAGCAAAAGGAATTTCGGCTGCTGAGGTTATTACAGCCAAATTTAAAGAACTTATTCACGATCATGTAAAAAGCCAGCATCAGGTCAACTATTATTCCTCTCTGTTAAGCGTTACTCCTAATCATTTGAATAAATGTGTCAAAACGGTAACAGGTAAATCAGCCGTAAAATGGATTGATGAAAACATATTATTAGAGGCCAAATATTTACTTTTCCAAACCACTCTTTCTGTAGGTGAAATCGCAACTCGAGTAGGTTTTGAAGATCAATCTTACTTTAGTCGTTTCTTTAAAAAAGCAGAAGGAATTTCACCAATCCGTTATCGAAAAATGATTGATAAGTCCTAA
- a CDS encoding 5'-methylthioadenosine/S-adenosylhomocysteine nucleosidase family protein — MIQINQTESFAVEDILFLFALESEAAEVFKGHNVLITGIGKVNAAYELTKAIQNKRPAVIVNLGSAGSSCFQKGEVICCTKFVQRDMDVRGLGFALYETPLSGLPPVLEYGLKMDNLQEGICGTGDNFEMGHCSDAYQVVDMEGYALAMIAMKENIPFLCLKYISDGADDNAAEDWTVQVHKAAIAYGKILGLIEDKEAIY, encoded by the coding sequence ATGATACAAATTAATCAGACAGAATCTTTTGCTGTCGAAGATATATTATTCTTATTTGCTCTTGAATCTGAAGCAGCTGAAGTTTTTAAAGGACACAACGTTTTAATTACCGGAATAGGAAAAGTAAATGCAGCTTATGAATTAACTAAAGCCATACAAAATAAAAGACCTGCAGTCATCGTAAATCTGGGATCGGCGGGAAGCAGTTGTTTTCAAAAAGGAGAAGTAATCTGCTGTACCAAATTTGTGCAAAGAGACATGGATGTTCGTGGTTTAGGTTTTGCGTTGTATGAAACACCGCTTTCTGGTTTGCCTCCAGTTTTAGAATATGGACTAAAAATGGATAATCTTCAGGAAGGGATCTGCGGAACGGGAGATAATTTCGAAATGGGGCATTGTTCAGATGCTTATCAAGTGGTCGATATGGAAGGATATGCTTTAGCCATGATTGCCATGAAAGAGAATATTCCTTTTTTATGTTTAAAATACATTTCAGACGGCGCTGATGATAATGCTGCTGAAGACTGGACAGTTCAGGTTCATAAAGCAGCGATTGCTTATGGGAAAATTTTGGGATTGATTGAAGATAAGGAAGCTATTTATTAA
- a CDS encoding SIR2 family NAD-dependent protein deacylase — MQQLEDIIQYVSTKNKRNLFTFLTGAGLSSESGIPTYRGIDGIWVKGTKFHKPEEFGTFKYFKEHPEEVWQYSLFRKKMFQNAKPNESHYELVEIENILKDRFHLITQNIDNLHRQSGTERIFEIHGNNREIKCSNGCKEIVNLPEEIKGKEIDEDLTEREIELLKCQSCGSWMRPNILWFDEYYDEKTNKKFSSLKIAKNSGILFILGTSGATNLPIAIAETTLKYGGTIVDINIEDNQFTALIKDKKNKIIIRKTSTEALKMIKEMIKIYN, encoded by the coding sequence ATGCAACAATTAGAAGATATAATACAATACGTTTCCACTAAAAACAAAAGAAACCTCTTTACCTTTTTGACAGGAGCTGGACTTTCTTCAGAAAGCGGCATTCCAACTTATAGAGGTATTGATGGTATTTGGGTTAAAGGAACAAAATTTCATAAACCAGAAGAATTTGGAACTTTTAAATACTTTAAAGAACATCCCGAAGAAGTCTGGCAATATTCTTTGTTTAGAAAGAAAATGTTTCAAAATGCCAAACCAAATGAAAGTCATTACGAATTGGTTGAAATTGAAAACATCCTGAAAGACCGATTTCATCTTATTACCCAAAACATTGATAATTTACACCGACAAAGCGGAACCGAAAGAATTTTCGAAATTCATGGCAACAATAGAGAAATAAAATGTTCGAACGGCTGTAAAGAAATCGTAAATCTACCTGAAGAAATAAAAGGAAAAGAAATTGACGAAGATCTGACGGAAAGAGAAATAGAACTTTTAAAATGTCAAAGTTGTGGAAGCTGGATGAGACCAAATATTTTATGGTTTGATGAATATTATGATGAGAAAACCAATAAAAAATTCAGTTCTTTAAAAATTGCAAAAAATTCGGGAATACTATTTATTCTGGGGACTTCGGGCGCAACAAATCTCCCGATCGCAATTGCAGAAACTACTTTAAAATATGGCGGAACTATTGTTGACATCAATATAGAAGACAATCAATTTACCGCTTTGATAAAGGATAAAAAGAATAAAATTATCATTCGTAAAACATCGACTGAAGCTTTAAAGATGATAAAGGAAATGATTAAAATATACAACTGA
- a CDS encoding pentapeptide repeat-containing protein, which translates to METKLYQNRTFDTVDYSDQSLSNVEFVNCEFLNCNFSKSDLSHNDFLDSTFKNCNLSLAVLKNTGLKNIKFIGCKLMGLDFSASNSFLFSMNFEDCLLDYSTFIYKKLKKTNFTDCSLKETDFSNTDLSLAVFKNCDLSGTTFVESILEKTDFRTSRNYAFDPSENKIKGTKVSYIALAGLLEKFDLVIE; encoded by the coding sequence ATGGAAACCAAATTATATCAAAACCGAACTTTTGATACCGTAGATTACTCTGATCAGAGTTTATCGAATGTAGAATTTGTAAACTGCGAATTCCTTAACTGTAACTTTTCTAAAAGTGATTTAAGTCATAACGATTTCTTAGATTCCACTTTTAAAAACTGTAATCTTTCATTGGCAGTTCTTAAAAACACTGGTTTGAAAAACATCAAATTTATAGGTTGTAAACTAATGGGATTGGATTTTAGCGCCAGCAATAGTTTTTTATTCTCCATGAATTTTGAAGACTGTCTTTTGGACTACTCTACTTTCATTTATAAAAAATTAAAGAAAACCAACTTCACAGATTGTTCACTCAAAGAAACCGATTTCTCGAATACGGATTTGTCTTTAGCTGTTTTTAAAAACTGTGATCTTTCCGGTACCACTTTCGTGGAAAGTATTTTAGAAAAAACTGATTTCAGAACTTCCAGAAATTATGCTTTTGATCCTTCAGAAAATAAAATTAAAGGAACTAAAGTTTCGTACATTGCACTTGCGGGATTACTGGAGAAATTTGATTTAGTTATTGAATAA